CACGCCACCGCCGAGCACCACCTCGCACGGGGTGTCCAGCATGCCGAGGCGGCGCAGCGCGGTCACCCCCATCACCGTGATCTCCTCGGCCTGCCGCTCCACCAGGCTCCGCGCGACGGCGTCCCCCGACGCGGCGGCGGCCAGCAGCGGCGGCACCAGGCCGGCCAGCCGGCCGTGCGGCAGCGAGCCGAAGTGCAGCCCGAGCACGACCTCCTCGGCGGTACGGGTGCCGAACGCGTCCCGCACCACGCCGAGCAGCGCGGTGCCGGGGCCGCGGCCGTCCTCGGCGCGCACCGCGTGCCACAGCGCCTCCTCGCCGAGCCCGAGGCCGCCACCCCAGTCGCCGCTGATCCGGCCGAGCGCGGGGAACCGCGCGGTGCGGCCGTCGGGGGCGACGGCCACCGCGTTGATCCCCGCGCCGCACACCACGGCGGCGCCGTACGGCCGGCTCGTCCCGGCGCGCATCAGCGCGAAGGTGTCGTTGCCGACGACCGCCGTGCGGCCGTACCCGCGCGCGAGGATCTCGGCGCGCAGCGCGTCCTCCTCCACCGGAAGGTCGGCGCCTGCCAGGTAGGCGGCGACGTGACCGGCGAACGGCGGCTGCGCACCAGGCCCGATGGCGCGGCGCACCGCGTCGAGCAGCACGTCCATCGCGGCCGGCACGCCGTGGCTCTGCGGCAGGAAACCGCCGCCTGTCCCGGTGGCGAGCACCGTGCCGTCCCCGGCGACCAGCGCCACGGCCGTCTTGCTGTTGCCGCCGTCGACGGCGAGCAGCGCCACCGCCGTCCCGCCGCCGCCGTCGACGGCGCGCGGCGCCGTCACCGGCCGTCCCCGGCCCACGGCAGGAACGGCCGGTTCGCCTCGACGAGCCGCCGCGCCAGCTGCGCCGCCACCGTCGCCTGGCCGATCAGCGGGTGCGCCAGCAGCGCGTCGGCGACCCGGTCGGCGCCGCCGCGCAGCGCGGCATCGAGGGCCAGGTCCTCGTACGCCGAGACGTGCGCGATCAGCCCGGCGTACAGCGGCGGCACCGGCGCGACCGGCAGGGGGACGGCCCCGGCGGCGCCGACACGCGCGGGGACCTCGATGACCGCGTCCGGCGGCAGGAACGGCAGGGTGCCGCCGTTGCGCACGTTCACCACCTGCGTGTCGCCGCGGTCGCCGGCGAGCGACGCGACCAGCGCGACCGCGGCCTCGGAGTAGAACGCGCCGCCGCGCCGTTCCAGCAGCTCGGGCT
The window above is part of the Sphaerisporangium rubeum genome. Proteins encoded here:
- a CDS encoding N-acetylglucosamine kinase, which codes for MTAPRAVDGGGGTAVALLAVDGGNSKTAVALVAGDGTVLATGTGGGFLPQSHGVPAAMDVLLDAVRRAIGPGAQPPFAGHVAAYLAGADLPVEEDALRAEILARGYGRTAVVGNDTFALMRAGTSRPYGAAVVCGAGINAVAVAPDGRTARFPALGRISGDWGGGLGLGEEALWHAVRAEDGRGPGTALLGVVRDAFGTRTAEEVVLGLHFGSLPHGRLAGLVPPLLAAAASGDAVARSLVERQAEEITVMGVTALRRLGMLDTPCEVVLGGGVLAAGDPLLNGLVERGYAGRAPLAELVVTTAPPIAGAVLLGLEQLGLGGPAAEARVRAAFTTAPPG